The genomic DNA CGCTGCTGAATTTTTTGAATCATTCGACTCTGTTGTTTATTTTCCCAGTATGTATTGCTGATCCCCCACTCGTCACGGTAATCGAGCACGAGCGGCAATCGAAATTGTTTGGCCAATTTGCTGCCAACCAGAAACGAAGAGAACGGGGGAGCTGTGGCGATCACAACATCATGTTGTTTCCGACGCAATAATTCACAACCGGCTCGATAGGCATTTGGGCCCCACAAGACCTGCATATCTGGTTGAAAAGTCAAATTCACGGCACTTCGCAGCGAGCGTTTTGCCACGGAAGCCAATTGTCGAATGAGAGAGGGCTTAGTTTGTGATTCAATATGCTTTGAAGATGTTGAATTGCTTGGACGCTTTCCGCCAAACTTCTCTTTGAAAGCGTAACTCGGCTCCCAGGTTTTCGTCCGGACAACTTCAGTGGACTCGGGGATATCAGCCAGCAGGGAATTGTCGGTCAGAGGAACCGAAGGATTGGAAACGGTCAGCACGGAGGTTTCCCAGCCATATTCGGGCAGGAATTTCGTGAATTTCACCGCGCGATGCACACCAATTCCCCCAGCCGGTGGGAACTGATAAGCTACAAAAAGCGCTCGTTTAATTTCTGACACTTGGAAAACCCGCTGAAATTACGTCTGAAAATAGAGAAAACACTCTATTATAGATCAGAAAATCACATCAGGCCGAAATTCATTCCAACGTCAGTCAATGTCTGAAGTCACTGAAACGGAGTCTGAGACTCCATGCGAATCGGGCAATGACTCTGCAAGTTCAAGAATTTCCTCAGCCATATCATCCCAGGATCGAACAGGGGCTTGTTCGGCATTCTCCTGATGTGGTCCCTGAAGAACCTGGTCAATAGCATGCACAAATGCGCCGACATCGCCCGAGTCGACGAGCATCGAATATTTTGGATTCGCTATCTCCGAAATGCTACCAACATCGGTACTGACAAACGGTGTGCCGCAAGCGAGGGATTCTCGAAACACATTCGGCAACCCTTCAGAATGACTGCATAACAGAGTGATATCAGCAGCTTGGTACCAGGTCGGTAAATCCTGATGCCCCACCGAGCCGACCAGCGAAACAATTCCTTCAAGATCTTTCCGCTGAATCATCTGTTCGACATGTCCACGCAAAGGCCCATCTCCAGCGAGGCACAAAACAAAATCGTCCCCTCGATTCGCCTTCATTTCCGCAGCAGCGATCAGCATGTCCAGATTTTTTACACCAACCATCCGACCGACCCACAACAGGAGTGGACGAGATGGATCCATGCCCAGCCAGGCCCGCGCCTGTTCTTTGTCGGCTGGTTTGAAATGTTCAAGATCGACACCCTGATAAACGGGCACAACCCGCTCGCCAGGCACATCAAAGCTTTCGACGACATTGGCCAATCCCTGACTCACAGTCAACACAAGATCAGAGTTTTGCAAGACGCGAACAATCGGCTTTCGACGTCCACTCTCTTTGGGAAGGATGAGGACATCAGACCCACCGATGATCACACCGCACGGTTTGTTGATGGCCTCAGCCAGTCGCAAGCCCGCATCACCATCGGGATGAGCCCAGTACGAAAGAATAAAATCGGGATCCCAGTTGGTGAGCACTTTTTCGAGCGATTTCTGAATCGACTTCCAGTAAAACCGACCATACTGAGAACGCATGATTTTTGGAGGATACCAGTAGGTTGGATATTCAACTGGGATCTGGTGACGCACCAATCCCTCGGTTGGCTCTGCTGGCGTTCGCGATTTCATCACCTCGGTCCAGGCTTGAGGCGAAATCACACGAACATCCGCACCTGCTCGTTTGAGTGCACAACAGGTTTCGTAATTAAATGTTCCCCGCGATGGATTCTGGACATCCGGAAATATCGAACTGAGAAAAAGAATTTTCATTGAGTTGGCCCGCTCACCTATATCTGAAATGAGTTTGAAATCAGTGAGAGTATTATTGAGATTTGTATTATTGTAATGATGCTGTTGAACGAATTGTTAGAGTATTTTCATTTGAGTAAGCCAGATTAACATCAGCATGAAGTGCGGTCTTCTTTCCATCTCCTTGGGGAGAAGGGCCAAAGGCCGGATGAAGGGAGTTTTTTGACGTTCTTATTACAAATAACACCGATTCCCCCTCACCCTAACCCTCTCCCTGAGAGAGAGGGAACTTTGTGATCAAATCTTCCCCCACGATTCCGAAACGAGGCTCCGATATAACAGTTCGTATTCTTTGACCATTCGATCAATGTGGAATTTCTGCTCGACAAAATGCCGGGCAACTGTTCCCATTGCACTCCAGGTATCCGGTTGACTCAAATGATTGCAAATTGCCTCGGCCAGTGAATTGGCGTCCCCGGCTGGGACGAGATATCCGGTCGCTTCCGGCTGCACAATTTCCGGATTTCCGCCGACAGCCGTCGTAATGATTGGCAGACCCACCGCCATTGCTTCGAGCAATGTGAGCGAAATTCCCTCCGTTGAAGAGGACGAAACAAACATCGCCGATTGAGCAAGCAGATCGGGAATGTCACGACGTTCCCCAAGGAATGTTACATTTTGAGTCAGCTTTAACTCCCGTGTCAAAGTTTCCAGCTTTTGACGTTCGACTCCATCTCCAACCAGGGTCAATTGGAAATCGGGATACTGATCGACGACCAGACGAGTTGCATTTAAGAGTGTTGGAAAATCTTTTTCGGGAGAGAGTCGGGCCACACTGATCGCGCGACGTTCCTGTACAGGTCCCGAATAGGCAAAACGATCAACATCAATCCCGTTCCAGAGCGGTTCAATTTTTGATTTGCTTAAGGGATCCTGCTTACGACAGATTCTCGCTGAGTCTTCCGAAACTGCCAGAATTCGATCCGCATACCGATTCGCCATGAAAAAGTGAGCCCGTTGTTTCCAATGATTTCCACAACCTCTGCCATGTTGCGTATTGATCACCACAGGCACTCCAGCAGCTTTCGCTGCCAGACTAGCATAGAAGTGAGCATACGTATTATGAGAATGCACAACATCAATCTGTTGTTCGGCAAACAAATTTCGCAGAGCTTTGCCTTGTTTCAATCGTCCGAA from Rubinisphaera italica includes the following:
- a CDS encoding glycosyltransferase is translated as MKILFLSSIFPDVQNPSRGTFNYETCCALKRAGADVRVISPQAWTEVMKSRTPAEPTEGLVRHQIPVEYPTYWYPPKIMRSQYGRFYWKSIQKSLEKVLTNWDPDFILSYWAHPDGDAGLRLAEAINKPCGVIIGGSDVLILPKESGRRKPIVRVLQNSDLVLTVSQGLANVVESFDVPGERVVPVYQGVDLEHFKPADKEQARAWLGMDPSRPLLLWVGRMVGVKNLDMLIAAAEMKANRGDDFVLCLAGDGPLRGHVEQMIQRKDLEGIVSLVGSVGHQDLPTWYQAADITLLCSHSEGLPNVFRESLACGTPFVSTDVGSISEIANPKYSMLVDSGDVGAFVHAIDQVLQGPHQENAEQAPVRSWDDMAEEILELAESLPDSHGVSDSVSVTSDID
- a CDS encoding glycosyltransferase; amino-acid sequence: MQITSPISSIPKSGTSPKIRVCHVSMCLTTGGLERLLVEFAKRSNRDQFETMFVALSDLGQPAEEIRNLGCPVLSLKSDQFGRLKQGKALRNLFAEQQIDVVHSHNTYAHFYASLAAKAAGVPVVINTQHGRGCGNHWKQRAHFFMANRYADRILAVSEDSARICRKQDPLSKSKIEPLWNGIDVDRFAYSGPVQERRAISVARLSPEKDFPTLLNATRLVVDQYPDFQLTLVGDGVERQKLETLTRELKLTQNVTFLGERRDIPDLLAQSAMFVSSSSTEGISLTLLEAMAVGLPIITTAVGGNPEIVQPEATGYLVPAGDANSLAEAICNHLSQPDTWSAMGTVARHFVEQKFHIDRMVKEYELLYRSLVSESWGKI